From a single Alloactinosynnema sp. L-07 genomic region:
- the ribH gene encoding 6,7-dimethyl-8-ribityllumazine synthase: MSGEGRPETSVPRCEGIRLGIAATKWHAGITDQLLNRALAAAAEAGIEEPTVVRVPGAVELPVVCQELAKHHDAVVALGVVVRGGTPHFEYVCDAVTYGLTRVSLDEATPIGNGVLTVNTEEQAHDRSGLPGSAEDKGYEACAAALETALVVRGLRQPWTEQGFR; encoded by the coding sequence GTGAGTGGTGAAGGCAGGCCGGAGACCTCGGTGCCGCGGTGTGAGGGCATCCGGCTGGGCATCGCGGCGACCAAGTGGCACGCCGGGATCACCGACCAGCTGCTCAACCGCGCGCTGGCCGCCGCGGCGGAGGCGGGTATCGAGGAGCCCACGGTCGTGCGGGTGCCCGGCGCGGTGGAGCTGCCGGTGGTCTGCCAGGAGCTGGCAAAGCACCATGACGCCGTCGTCGCGCTCGGCGTCGTCGTGCGTGGCGGCACCCCGCACTTCGAGTACGTCTGTGACGCGGTGACCTACGGGCTGACCAGGGTCTCGCTCGACGAGGCCACCCCGATCGGCAACGGCGTGCTCACGGTGAACACCGAGGAGCAGGCCCACGACCGCAGCGGCCTGCCAGGGTCGGCTGAGGACAAGGGCTACGAGGCGTGCGCCGCCGCGCTGGAGACGGCGCTGGTCGTGCGCGGGCTGCGCCAGCCGTGGACCGAGCAGGGGTTCCGGTGA
- a CDS encoding riboflavin synthase — translation MFTGIVEERGEVIAVEDLADAARVTIAGPLVTSDAKQGDSISVNGVCLTVVGLDAGAFTADVMRETLTRSSLDKVAVGDHVNLERAAAVGQRFGGHIVQGHVDGTGALVSREPSEHWDLVKISLPAALARYVVEKGSITVDGVSLTVVEVGGDWFSVSLIPETLRATTLGVRKPGDKVNLEVDVIAKYVERLATPHLGSTGRGAVEESTSE, via the coding sequence GTGTTCACGGGGATCGTCGAGGAGCGCGGTGAGGTCATCGCGGTGGAGGACCTCGCCGACGCGGCGCGGGTCACCATCGCGGGGCCGCTGGTCACCAGCGACGCCAAGCAGGGCGACTCGATCTCGGTCAACGGGGTCTGCCTGACGGTGGTCGGTCTGGACGCGGGCGCGTTCACCGCCGACGTCATGCGCGAGACCCTCACGCGCAGCAGCCTCGACAAGGTGGCCGTGGGCGACCACGTGAACCTGGAGCGCGCCGCCGCCGTCGGCCAGCGCTTCGGCGGGCACATCGTGCAGGGCCACGTCGACGGCACGGGCGCGCTGGTCTCCCGCGAGCCCTCCGAACACTGGGACCTGGTCAAGATCAGCCTGCCCGCCGCCCTGGCCCGCTATGTGGTGGAGAAGGGCTCGATCACCGTCGACGGTGTCTCGCTGACCGTGGTCGAGGTCGGCGGCGACTGGTTCTCGGTGAGTTTGATACCGGAGACACTGCGCGCGACCACGCTGGGCGTGCGCAAACCCGGCGACAAGGTCAACCTCGAAGTGGACGTCATCGCCAAGTACGTGGAAAGACTGGCAACACCGCACCTCGGATCGACCGGGCGCGGCGCCGTAGAGGAGAGCACCAGTGAGTGA
- the ribD gene encoding bifunctional diaminohydroxyphosphoribosylaminopyrimidine deaminase/5-amino-6-(5-phosphoribosylamino)uracil reductase RibD yields MRSAAARSEAVRGTTSPNPPVGCVILGRDGDLVGMGATQPPGGPHAEVMALQDAGDKARGGTAVVTLEPCAHHGRTPPCADALKAAGVARVVFAVADPNPQAAGGRAVLEAAGITVESGLLADEVAQGPLRAWLHFARSGRPHVTWKYAATLDGRVAAADGTSRWISSEESRAEVHDLRRKIDAIMVGRGTVLADDPALTARDADGTTRATQPLRVVVGTGDLPAAAKVLDDSAETLHLRTRDPAEVLAALAERGMVDVLLEGGPTLAGAFAEAGMIDRVLAYLAPALLGAGPVALGASGVSTITDAHRFAVEGVTMCGPDVRVSAVPVTD; encoded by the coding sequence ATGCGGTCGGCCGCCGCGCGCTCGGAAGCGGTGCGGGGGACGACGAGCCCGAACCCGCCCGTGGGGTGCGTCATCCTGGGCCGCGACGGTGACCTGGTCGGCATGGGCGCGACCCAGCCGCCGGGTGGGCCGCACGCCGAGGTCATGGCTCTCCAGGACGCGGGCGACAAGGCGCGCGGCGGCACTGCCGTCGTCACGCTCGAACCCTGCGCCCACCACGGTCGAACCCCGCCCTGCGCCGACGCGCTCAAGGCCGCGGGTGTCGCCAGGGTCGTGTTCGCCGTCGCGGACCCCAACCCGCAGGCCGCCGGGGGACGGGCCGTCCTCGAGGCAGCCGGGATCACCGTCGAGAGTGGACTTCTCGCCGACGAGGTCGCCCAGGGGCCGCTGCGCGCGTGGCTGCACTTCGCCCGCTCCGGACGCCCGCACGTCACCTGGAAGTACGCCGCGACCCTCGACGGCCGGGTCGCCGCCGCCGACGGGACGAGCCGCTGGATCAGCTCCGAGGAGTCCCGCGCCGAGGTCCACGACCTCCGTAGGAAGATCGACGCGATCATGGTCGGGCGGGGCACCGTGCTGGCCGACGACCCGGCGCTGACCGCCCGGGACGCGGACGGAACAACGCGGGCCACGCAGCCGTTGCGGGTGGTCGTGGGAACCGGAGACCTGCCCGCGGCCGCCAAGGTGCTCGACGACAGCGCCGAGACGCTGCACCTGCGCACCCGCGACCCGGCCGAGGTGCTGGCCGCCCTCGCCGAGCGCGGGATGGTCGACGTGCTGCTCGAAGGCGGGCCGACACTCGCGGGCGCGTTCGCCGAAGCGGGCATGATCGACCGGGTCCTGGCCTACCTCGCCCCGGCGCTGCTGGGGGCCGGACCTGTGGCGTTGGGCGCATCGGGCGTGTCGACCATCACCGACGCTCACCGGTTCGCCGTCGAAGGGGTCACCATGTGTGGACCGGACGTGCGGGTATCCGCCGTTCCGGTGACGGACTGA
- the rpe gene encoding ribulose-phosphate 3-epimerase, whose product MIAPSILSADFARLADELAAIRGADWVHVDVMDAHFVPNLTLGLPIVEALLKVTDIPMDCHLMIEDPDRWAIGYAEAGAHNVTVHVEAAADPIKLAKDLRAAGAKAGLSIKPGTPIEPYLDLLKHYDTLLVMSVEPGFGGQKFIADVLDKARTVRNLVDTGHLNLLVEIDGGINADTIEQASEAGVDCFVAGSAVYGGKDPALAIEALRGQATAANHRFA is encoded by the coding sequence ATGATCGCGCCCAGTATCCTGTCCGCTGACTTCGCTCGGCTCGCTGATGAGCTCGCGGCGATCCGGGGCGCCGACTGGGTGCATGTCGATGTCATGGACGCGCACTTCGTGCCGAACCTGACCCTCGGCCTGCCGATCGTCGAGGCGCTGCTCAAGGTGACCGACATCCCGATGGACTGTCACCTCATGATCGAGGACCCGGACCGGTGGGCCATCGGGTACGCCGAGGCGGGCGCGCACAACGTCACCGTGCACGTCGAGGCCGCGGCCGACCCGATCAAGCTCGCCAAGGACCTGCGAGCCGCCGGGGCCAAGGCGGGGCTGAGCATCAAGCCCGGCACCCCGATCGAGCCCTACCTCGACCTCCTCAAGCACTACGACACCCTCCTGGTCATGTCCGTCGAGCCCGGATTCGGCGGCCAGAAGTTCATCGCCGACGTGCTCGACAAGGCGCGCACCGTGCGGAACCTGGTCGACACCGGGCACCTGAACCTGCTGGTCGAGATCGACGGCGGGATCAACGCCGACACCATCGAGCAGGCGTCCGAGGCCGGGGTCGACTGCTTCGTCGCCGGGTCCGCGGTCTACGGGGGCAAGGACCCCGCCCTGGCGATCGAGGCGCTGCGGGGTCAGGCCACTGCCGCCAATCACAGGTTCGCCTAG
- a CDS encoding Rieske (2Fe-2S) protein, with protein MTAVEPTTNPETRSRREVLCGLMVALVAPGALVAACSDSSPSGSTGTTTTGTTTAAGTSGAAGSTALATLADVPQGSGKIVTGTPKGALVLVRPTADTVRAFDAACPHQGTTVRAPVNGTITCPNHGSTFDGATGALKGGPATTGLKEVPVKIEGDKIVLA; from the coding sequence GTGACCGCTGTAGAACCCACCACGAACCCTGAAACCAGGTCCCGGCGCGAGGTGCTCTGCGGCTTGATGGTCGCTCTGGTCGCCCCCGGCGCGCTCGTCGCGGCCTGTTCCGACTCGTCGCCGTCGGGCTCAACCGGAACCACCACCACGGGCACGACCACCGCCGCGGGTACCTCCGGCGCCGCCGGGTCGACGGCCCTCGCGACGCTGGCCGACGTCCCGCAGGGGAGTGGCAAGATCGTCACCGGCACCCCGAAGGGCGCGCTGGTGCTGGTCCGCCCCACCGCGGACACTGTGCGCGCCTTCGACGCCGCATGCCCGCACCAGGGCACCACGGTGAGGGCTCCAGTCAACGGCACGATCACCTGCCCCAATCACGGCAGCACCTTCGACGGCGCCACGGGCGCGCTCAAGGGTGGGCCCGCGACGACCGGACTCAAGGAAGTCCCGGTCAAGATCGAGGGCGACAAGATCGTCCTGGCCTGA
- a CDS encoding PH domain-containing protein, with translation MIARPHRVRFVTGAIAVVFVAIFTIVAVLLRSTPTGVFFHASDQVAMAGIGVLLACGALWFTRPKVTADAEGVNVRNLLGTTYFSWDVVESVSFPNGASWARLELPDDEYVPIMALQSADGERAVAGIRELRRLLKEFRERSHEG, from the coding sequence GTGATCGCTCGGCCGCACCGGGTGCGGTTCGTGACCGGCGCGATCGCGGTCGTGTTCGTCGCGATCTTCACGATCGTCGCCGTGCTGCTGCGCAGCACCCCGACCGGTGTCTTCTTCCACGCCTCCGACCAGGTGGCCATGGCGGGCATCGGCGTGCTGCTGGCCTGCGGCGCGTTGTGGTTCACCCGGCCGAAGGTGACCGCCGACGCCGAGGGCGTCAACGTGCGCAACCTCCTGGGCACGACGTACTTCTCCTGGGACGTCGTGGAGTCGGTGAGCTTCCCGAACGGCGCGTCGTGGGCCCGGCTGGAGCTGCCCGACGACGAGTACGTGCCGATCATGGCGCTCCAGTCGGCCGACGGCGAGCGGGCCGTGGCGGGGATCCGGGAGCTGCGCAGGCTGCTCAAAGAGTTCCGCGAGCGGTCGCACGAGGGGTAG
- a CDS encoding esterase-like activity of phytase family protein translates to MGVRRRYAPPAPGTLRLNEFDLRTGAYTGTKWIYQLDSPAHAIGDAITVDRDRLLIIERDGFQGADAKAKKIYLADKRDRDRDGKLDKTLVADLMNLANPRATGGFGDPFTFPFTTIEDVVILDDRTLGVLNDNDFPFSSGRTPGKPDNNEFITIRLTAGLHADPRVLALDD, encoded by the coding sequence ATGGGAGTCCGGAGGCGCTACGCACCTCCGGCGCCGGGCACCCTGCGGCTCAACGAGTTCGACCTGCGGACCGGCGCCTACACCGGCACCAAGTGGATCTACCAGCTCGACAGCCCCGCGCACGCCATCGGCGACGCGATCACCGTCGACCGGGACCGCCTGCTGATCATCGAGCGCGACGGCTTCCAGGGCGCGGACGCGAAGGCCAAGAAGATCTACCTGGCCGACAAGCGCGACCGCGACCGCGACGGCAAGCTCGACAAGACCTTGGTCGCCGACCTGATGAACCTCGCCAACCCGCGCGCGACCGGCGGCTTCGGCGACCCGTTCACCTTCCCGTTCACCACCATCGAGGACGTCGTGATCCTCGACGACCGCACCCTCGGTGTCCTCAACGACAACGACTTCCCGTTCTCGTCGGGCCGCACGCCCGGCAAGCCCGACAACAACGAGTTCATCACCATCCGCCTGACCGCGGGCCTGCACGCCGATCCGCGCGTGCTCGCCCTAGATGATTGA
- a CDS encoding ATP-binding cassette domain-containing protein, with protein sequence MPETKYAVQAEDLQKKFGDKRALDGLDLTVRRGEVHGLLGPNGAGKTTAVRILATLLRVDGGRALVAGHDVSREPALVRRSIGLTGQFAAVDEILSGRQNLEMFGRLFHLDRRAARVRATELLAQFDLVDAAKRSVNTYSGGMRRRLDLAASMILAPEVLFLDEPTTGLDPRGRNEVWQAVRSLVADGTTVLLTTQYLEEADQLAHRVAVIDRGRTIADDTPDVLKSDIGDRIEVVVREADDLPKAANVVARVATAELTVDVDQRTVKAPVADRVAALTDVARTLADAGVRVEDIGLRRPTLDEVFLRLTGHRTEDSDDLAETKGAKV encoded by the coding sequence ATGCCTGAGACAAAGTATGCCGTTCAAGCGGAGGACTTGCAAAAGAAGTTTGGAGACAAGCGGGCGCTCGATGGTCTCGACCTGACGGTGCGACGCGGCGAGGTGCACGGACTGCTGGGTCCCAACGGCGCCGGGAAGACCACAGCGGTGCGGATCCTGGCCACGCTGCTGCGGGTGGACGGCGGCCGCGCTCTGGTCGCCGGGCACGACGTGAGCCGCGAGCCCGCGCTGGTCCGGCGCAGCATCGGGCTCACCGGCCAGTTCGCCGCGGTCGACGAGATCCTGTCCGGGCGGCAGAACCTGGAGATGTTCGGCCGCCTGTTCCACCTCGATCGCCGCGCCGCGCGGGTCAGGGCCACCGAACTGCTCGCGCAGTTCGACCTGGTCGACGCGGCCAAGCGGTCGGTCAACACCTACAGCGGCGGGATGCGCAGGCGCCTGGACCTCGCCGCGAGCATGATCCTCGCGCCCGAGGTGCTCTTCCTCGACGAGCCGACCACGGGCCTGGACCCGCGCGGCCGCAACGAGGTCTGGCAGGCGGTGCGCTCGCTCGTCGCGGACGGGACCACGGTCCTGTTGACCACCCAGTACCTGGAGGAGGCCGACCAGCTCGCCCACCGCGTCGCGGTGATCGATCGCGGCCGCACGATCGCCGACGACACCCCGGACGTGCTCAAGAGCGACATCGGCGACCGCATCGAGGTGGTGGTGCGCGAGGCCGACGACCTGCCGAAGGCGGCGAACGTGGTGGCCAGGGTCGCCACCGCGGAACTGACCGTGGACGTCGACCAGCGCACCGTCAAGGCGCCGGTGGCCGACCGGGTCGCCGCGCTGACCGACGTCGCCCGCACGCTCGCCGACGCGGGCGTACGGGTGGAGGACATCGGTCTGCGCCGCCCGACGCTCGACGAGGTGTTCCTACGGCTGACCGGGCACCGCACCGAAGACAGCGACGATCTCGCCGAGACCAAGGGAGCCAAGGTCTGA
- a CDS encoding ABC transporter permease, with protein sequence MTTVESKTSGGALYWAFADCLTIVRRDLSHMAKQPTVFAWQLGFPIVSVLLFVYVFGSAMNVGEVDYKDFAMPGMFAMTMAFGFVNTAVAVAIAKERGVTDRFRSMPMAQSAVVSGRGVSDLISASLDLAVLAAIALVVGWRSDGGLVATLSAFGLLLLLRFALIWIGVYLGLLMPNQEAAANLFSVAFPFGMISSVFTPPHLMPDWLGAIAMWNPVSSTANAIRELFGNPVPTGDSWIEQHALLMSIVWPVVITVIFLPLAVRRFQRLGR encoded by the coding sequence ATGACCACCGTCGAATCGAAAACCTCCGGCGGCGCGCTCTACTGGGCGTTCGCCGACTGCTTGACGATCGTCCGCCGCGACTTGAGCCACATGGCCAAACAGCCCACGGTGTTCGCTTGGCAGCTCGGCTTCCCGATCGTGTCGGTCCTGCTGTTCGTCTACGTGTTCGGCAGCGCGATGAACGTCGGCGAAGTCGACTACAAGGACTTCGCGATGCCCGGCATGTTCGCCATGACGATGGCGTTCGGCTTCGTGAACACCGCGGTCGCGGTGGCGATCGCCAAGGAGCGGGGCGTCACCGACCGGTTCCGCTCGATGCCGATGGCGCAGTCCGCCGTCGTCAGCGGGCGCGGTGTGTCCGACCTGATCAGCGCGTCGCTCGATCTCGCGGTGCTCGCCGCGATCGCCCTGGTCGTCGGCTGGCGTTCCGACGGCGGTCTGGTCGCCACCCTGTCGGCGTTCGGTTTGCTGCTGTTGCTGCGGTTCGCGCTGATCTGGATCGGCGTGTACCTCGGGCTGCTGATGCCCAACCAGGAGGCGGCGGCCAACCTGTTCTCCGTCGCCTTCCCGTTCGGCATGATCTCCAGCGTCTTCACCCCGCCGCACCTGATGCCCGACTGGCTGGGCGCGATCGCCATGTGGAACCCGGTGTCGTCGACGGCGAACGCGATCCGCGAGCTGTTCGGCAACCCGGTGCCCACCGGCGACAGCTGGATCGAACAGCACGCGCTACTGATGTCGATCGTGTGGCCGGTGGTGATCACGGTGATCTTCCTGCCGCTGGCGGTGCGCCGGTTCCAGCGACTGGGTCGGTAA
- a CDS encoding class I SAM-dependent methyltransferase, which yields MGVRTALFRSLASQLGRPRGLYGRLVARMLNKGNRDAITAAVDALAPTPTDTVADLGFGGGLGLGLLIERAGLVHGIDYSPSMVERAARRFHSGKLRLHTGSMTALPLADAELDGLITLNTIYFIEDVALAFTEMTRVLRPGGRAVIGLMDPAAMAGLPVVEHGFRVRPVAEVIDTLAGAGLDLVDHREIGRHGGAYHLLVVQRA from the coding sequence ATGGGTGTACGCACTGCGCTGTTCCGCTCGCTGGCCAGCCAACTCGGCAGGCCGCGCGGCCTTTACGGCAGGCTGGTCGCCCGGATGCTCAACAAGGGCAACCGGGACGCCATCACCGCGGCGGTCGACGCGCTGGCCCCCACCCCGACCGACACCGTGGCCGACCTCGGGTTCGGCGGCGGGCTGGGACTCGGCCTGCTGATCGAGCGCGCGGGCCTCGTCCACGGGATCGACTACTCCCCCTCGATGGTCGAGCGCGCGGCCCGCCGGTTCCACTCGGGCAAACTGCGCCTGCACACCGGCTCGATGACCGCGCTTCCGCTGGCGGACGCCGAATTGGACGGGCTGATCACGCTCAACACGATCTACTTCATCGAGGACGTGGCGCTCGCCTTCACCGAGATGACCCGGGTCCTGCGGCCCGGTGGGCGCGCGGTGATCGGCCTGATGGACCCGGCAGCGATGGCCGGGTTGCCGGTGGTCGAGCACGGGTTCCGGGTACGCCCGGTGGCCGAGGTGATCGACACGCTCGCGGGCGCGGGCCTTGACCTGGTCGACCATCGCGAAATCGGCAGGCACGGCGGGGCGTACCACCTTCTTGTGGTCCAGCGGGCCTGA
- a CDS encoding bifunctional 3,4-dihydroxy-2-butanone-4-phosphate synthase/GTP cyclohydrolase II, with product MSDFDAIERAIAAIAEGKAVVVVDDEDRENEGDLIFAAEKATPELMAFMVRYTSGYICVPLTESDCDRLDLPPMFHTNQDVRGTAYTVTVDAKEGVSTGISAADRAHTIRLLADEKATPGDFNRPGHVVPLRAKEGGVLRRPGHTEAAVDLAKMAGLRPAGVLCEIVSQKDEGDMARYDELRVFAAEHDLEIITIADLIAYRRRTEKQVVRVAEARIPTAHGVFKAVGYDSLLDGIEHVALVYGDIADGDSILVRVHSECLTGDVFGSLRCDCGPQLDAALEAVAAEGRGIVLYMRGHEGRGIGLMHKLQAYQLQDSGHDTVDANLALGVPADARDYGTGAQILVDLGVRSMRLLTNNPAKRVGLEGYGLTVVDRVPLSVWPNPENVHYLRTKRDRMGHELGHLEHYEGGTKSAGGTTTAVQTGDDKS from the coding sequence GTGAGTGACTTCGACGCCATCGAGCGCGCCATCGCCGCCATCGCCGAGGGCAAAGCGGTCGTCGTGGTGGACGACGAGGACCGCGAGAACGAGGGCGACCTGATCTTCGCCGCCGAGAAGGCGACGCCGGAGCTGATGGCCTTCATGGTCCGGTACACCTCCGGCTACATCTGCGTGCCGCTCACCGAGTCCGACTGCGACCGGCTCGACCTGCCGCCGATGTTCCACACCAACCAGGACGTGCGCGGCACCGCCTACACCGTCACCGTGGACGCCAAGGAGGGCGTGAGCACCGGCATCTCCGCCGCCGACCGCGCCCACACCATCCGCCTGCTCGCCGATGAGAAGGCCACTCCTGGCGACTTCAACCGCCCCGGCCACGTGGTTCCGCTGCGCGCCAAGGAGGGCGGCGTTCTGCGCCGTCCCGGACACACCGAGGCCGCCGTCGACCTGGCCAAGATGGCCGGTCTGCGGCCGGCGGGCGTGCTCTGCGAGATCGTGTCGCAGAAGGACGAAGGCGACATGGCCCGCTACGACGAGCTGCGCGTCTTCGCCGCCGAGCACGACCTCGAGATCATCACCATCGCTGACCTGATCGCCTACCGCAGGCGCACCGAGAAGCAGGTCGTCCGGGTCGCCGAGGCCCGCATCCCGACCGCGCACGGCGTGTTCAAGGCCGTGGGCTACGACTCGCTGCTCGACGGCATCGAGCACGTCGCCCTGGTCTACGGCGACATCGCCGACGGCGACAGCATCCTGGTCCGGGTGCACTCCGAGTGCCTCACCGGCGACGTGTTCGGCTCGCTGCGCTGCGACTGCGGGCCGCAGCTCGACGCCGCGCTGGAGGCCGTCGCCGCCGAAGGCCGCGGCATCGTGCTCTACATGCGCGGCCACGAGGGCCGGGGCATCGGCCTGATGCACAAGCTGCAGGCCTACCAGCTGCAGGACAGCGGCCACGACACCGTCGACGCCAACCTGGCCCTCGGCGTGCCCGCCGACGCGCGCGACTACGGCACCGGCGCGCAAATCCTGGTCGATCTCGGCGTGCGGTCGATGCGATTGCTGACCAACAACCCGGCCAAGCGGGTCGGCCTGGAGGGCTACGGCCTGACCGTGGTCGACCGCGTGCCGCTGTCGGTGTGGCCGAACCCGGAGAACGTGCACTACCTGCGCACCAAGCGCGACCGGATGGGCCACGAGCTGGGCCACCTGGAGCACTACGAGGGCGGGACCAAGTCCGCTGGGGGCACGACAACAGCGGTGCAGACGGGAGACGACAAGTCGTGA
- a CDS encoding TetR/AcrR family transcriptional regulator, which translates to MTTTEHSGSGDLNRSLELLWDYADRPGRGRKPGLTLDRIVTAAVAVADADGLDAVSMRRIASDLGVGAMSLYRYVPGKAELLDLMLDQVCAVVPPAEPPSDWRGAVELIARRAMDMYLAHPWMLQVDQARPVLGPNALAGLDLALSWLADVAVSDQQKICLLVTVDGFVSNTARTRVNAQRAVDRTGVTDEEFWTAQAPILEKAMAGGNYPMMAALADNAFSPEGTDLFDFGLGLLLDGLQAFLSRS; encoded by the coding sequence ATGACCACGACGGAACACAGCGGCAGCGGCGACCTGAACCGCAGCCTGGAGCTGTTGTGGGACTACGCGGATCGGCCAGGGCGCGGCCGAAAGCCCGGTCTGACCCTGGACCGGATCGTCACCGCCGCGGTGGCGGTCGCCGACGCGGACGGGTTGGACGCGGTATCGATGCGCCGCATCGCGAGCGACCTCGGCGTCGGCGCGATGTCGCTGTACCGGTACGTGCCGGGCAAGGCTGAGCTGCTGGACCTGATGCTCGACCAGGTCTGCGCGGTGGTTCCCCCAGCGGAGCCGCCGTCGGACTGGCGCGGCGCGGTGGAGCTGATCGCGCGCCGAGCGATGGACATGTACCTGGCCCACCCGTGGATGCTGCAGGTCGATCAAGCCCGGCCGGTGCTCGGCCCGAACGCGCTCGCCGGACTGGACCTCGCGCTGTCCTGGCTGGCCGATGTGGCGGTGTCCGACCAGCAGAAGATCTGCCTGCTGGTGACCGTGGACGGGTTCGTCAGCAACACGGCAAGGACGAGGGTCAACGCCCAGCGCGCGGTCGACCGCACCGGCGTCACCGACGAGGAGTTCTGGACCGCGCAGGCGCCGATCCTGGAGAAGGCGATGGCGGGCGGGAACTATCCGATGATGGCCGCGTTGGCCGACAACGCCTTCTCCCCGGAGGGGACTGATCTGTTCGACTTCGGCTTGGGCCTGCTGCTGGACGGGCTGCAGGCCTTTCTGTCACGGAGCTGA
- a CDS encoding MOSC domain-containing protein has translation MSIERPRILSVNVGIARPIESKAGRSAIDKRPVEHAVAINAPGGPGRSGVAGDEICDIDNHGGPDQAVYAYAREDLDRWQTELATPLPSGVFGENLTTVGMDVTGAEVGEQWRIGDLLLQVTVPRIPCRTFAVWLDQQGWVKTFTQRAVPGAYLKVLNPGEVAAGDEITVVRRPGHGVTMGLAFRAITLEPDLLPRLLDADDLPEADRARARNRLASAP, from the coding sequence GTGAGCATCGAGCGCCCCCGGATCCTGTCGGTCAACGTCGGGATCGCCCGGCCCATCGAGTCCAAGGCGGGCCGGTCCGCCATCGACAAGCGGCCGGTCGAGCACGCGGTCGCGATCAACGCACCCGGTGGCCCCGGGCGCAGCGGCGTCGCGGGCGACGAGATCTGCGACATCGACAACCACGGCGGCCCGGACCAGGCGGTGTACGCCTACGCCCGCGAGGACCTCGACCGCTGGCAGACCGAGCTCGCCACGCCCCTGCCGTCCGGCGTCTTCGGCGAGAACCTGACCACGGTCGGCATGGACGTCACCGGCGCCGAGGTCGGCGAGCAGTGGCGCATCGGCGACCTGCTGCTGCAGGTGACCGTGCCGCGCATCCCGTGCCGAACGTTCGCGGTGTGGCTCGACCAGCAGGGCTGGGTCAAGACGTTCACCCAGCGCGCGGTCCCCGGCGCCTACCTCAAGGTGCTCAACCCCGGCGAGGTGGCCGCGGGCGACGAGATCACCGTCGTCCGCCGCCCCGGCCACGGCGTCACGATGGGTCTGGCGTTCCGCGCGATCACGCTGGAGCCGGACCTGCTGCCCCGCCTGCTCGACGCCGACGACCTGCCGGAGGCCGACCGGGCCCGCGCGCGCAACCGGCTGGCCTCAGCTCCGTGA
- a CDS encoding type II toxin-antitoxin system PemK/MazF family toxin, with protein MRRGDIHLVDLDPARGSEANKTRPAVIVSNDAANAVAARTGRGVVTVVPITSNTGRVFPFQVLLPVACGLDLESKAQAEQVRSVATTRIRGRIGKVPPELLARLDEALRIHLSLS; from the coding sequence ATGCGTCGCGGTGACATCCACCTGGTCGACTTGGACCCCGCGCGGGGCTCGGAGGCCAACAAGACCCGGCCCGCGGTGATCGTCAGCAACGACGCGGCCAACGCGGTGGCCGCCAGGACCGGCCGCGGCGTGGTCACGGTCGTGCCGATCACGTCCAACACCGGCCGGGTCTTCCCGTTCCAGGTGCTGCTGCCGGTCGCGTGCGGCTTGGACCTGGAGTCGAAGGCGCAGGCCGAGCAGGTGCGGTCGGTGGCGACCACGCGGATCCGCGGGCGGATCGGCAAGGTCCCGCCCGAGTTGCTGGCTCGCCTCGACGAGGCGCTGCGCATCCATCTCTCGTTGAGTTGA
- a CDS encoding antitoxin gives MKLSVSLPEDDVRFIDEYSARAEVASRSSVIQLAIARLRESELQDEYAAAFAEWDAAEDAALWDVTAADASR, from the coding sequence GTGAAGCTGAGTGTGAGCCTGCCGGAGGACGATGTCCGGTTCATCGACGAGTACTCGGCGCGCGCTGAGGTCGCGTCGCGCTCGTCGGTGATCCAGCTCGCCATCGCCAGGCTGCGCGAGTCCGAACTGCAGGACGAGTACGCCGCCGCCTTCGCCGAGTGGGACGCGGCCGAGGACGCCGCCCTGTGGGACGTGACCGCGGCCGATGCGTCGCGGTGA